A window from Cryobacterium sp. SO1 encodes these proteins:
- a CDS encoding GspE/PulE family protein: protein MATLTEILILHGLLPIEVLDTLLAGDPADETAVRKLVADGVISEVQFAKARAAQANLPFVELADYPVDRLAVALVPAPVCRRHEVLPVLIDGSRLVLAMVDPGNVFAVDDVREASGMRVTQVVAERSDLLAAISRYHRADGELSDLTTTLEEENSAAAAESASFGVSDAGDDDAPIVRFVNLLVSQAIQDLASDIHIEPGEHSLRVRYRIDGVLHEMQTAPKSIQNGVISRLKIMSDIDIAERRKPQDGRMTVRHAGRQIDLRVATLPTVWGEKVVMRILDNSSTTLDVRALALLEHNFEAYKTAYSKPYGMILITGPTGSGKSTTLYTTLGAVARPEVNVITVEDPVEYRMAGINQVQVNVKAGLTFASALRSILRSDPDVVLLGEIRDHETAQIAIEASLTGHLVLSTLHTNDAPSAITRLTEMGIEPFLVGSAIDCVVAQRLARRLCDKCKAPSVLTAEGLTRLRFAFDPALPLPVIYEPVGCSNCSKTGYRGRLAVHEVMTVTEEIERLAVARASSAEIARVARDQGMITLREDGWAKARLGLTSIEEILRVVA, encoded by the coding sequence ATGGCGACTCTCACGGAGATCCTGATTCTGCACGGCTTGCTGCCCATCGAAGTCCTGGACACGCTTCTGGCAGGGGACCCAGCCGACGAAACAGCCGTGCGCAAGCTCGTGGCAGATGGCGTCATCTCCGAGGTGCAGTTCGCGAAGGCTAGAGCCGCCCAGGCGAATCTGCCGTTTGTGGAACTCGCCGATTACCCCGTCGACCGACTGGCGGTCGCCCTGGTGCCGGCACCAGTCTGCCGTCGGCACGAGGTGCTGCCGGTACTCATCGACGGCAGTCGGCTGGTCCTCGCCATGGTCGACCCCGGCAATGTCTTCGCCGTCGACGATGTGCGTGAGGCCTCTGGGATGCGTGTCACCCAGGTGGTCGCCGAACGCTCCGACCTGCTCGCCGCCATCAGCCGCTACCACCGTGCAGACGGCGAACTCAGCGACCTCACCACCACCCTCGAAGAGGAGAATTCCGCAGCCGCCGCGGAAAGCGCGTCTTTCGGCGTCTCCGACGCGGGGGACGACGACGCCCCGATCGTAAGGTTTGTGAACCTGCTCGTCAGTCAGGCCATCCAGGACCTCGCGTCCGACATCCATATCGAGCCCGGCGAACATAGCCTGCGGGTGCGCTATCGCATTGACGGGGTGCTGCACGAGATGCAAACCGCCCCCAAAAGTATCCAAAACGGTGTCATTTCCCGGCTCAAAATCATGAGCGACATCGATATTGCCGAACGCCGCAAACCCCAGGACGGTCGGATGACGGTGCGGCACGCGGGCCGGCAAATCGACCTACGCGTGGCGACGCTGCCTACGGTGTGGGGCGAGAAGGTGGTCATGCGAATCCTCGACAACTCCAGCACCACCCTGGACGTGCGGGCGCTGGCCCTACTCGAGCACAATTTTGAGGCGTACAAGACCGCCTACTCCAAGCCGTACGGCATGATCCTGATCACCGGCCCCACCGGCTCGGGCAAGTCCACCACCCTGTACACCACCCTCGGCGCGGTCGCCCGACCGGAGGTCAACGTCATCACGGTCGAAGACCCGGTGGAGTACCGCATGGCGGGCATCAACCAGGTGCAGGTGAACGTTAAAGCGGGCCTCACGTTTGCGAGTGCGTTGCGCTCCATCCTTCGCAGCGACCCGGATGTGGTGCTGCTGGGTGAGATCCGCGACCACGAGACCGCGCAGATCGCCATCGAGGCCTCGCTCACCGGCCACCTCGTGCTGTCGACCCTGCACACCAACGACGCACCGAGTGCCATCACCCGGCTCACTGAGATGGGCATCGAACCTTTTCTGGTCGGTTCGGCCATCGACTGCGTGGTTGCGCAGCGGCTGGCCCGGCGACTTTGTGACAAATGCAAGGCGCCGTCGGTGCTGACCGCTGAGGGCCTGACTCGATTGCGCTTTGCGTTCGACCCTGCGCTGCCGTTGCCGGTCATCTATGAACCGGTCGGCTGCAGCAACTGCTCGAAGACCGGCTACCGAGGCCGGCTGGCCGTTCATGAAGTCATGACTGTGACCGAGGAGATCGAGCGGCTTGCCGTCGCACGTGCCTCGAGCGCTGAGATCGCCCGCGTCGCACGCGACCAAGGCATGATCACCCTCAGGGAAGACGGTTGGGCAAAAGCCCGACTGGGTTTGACATCGATCGAAGAAATCTTGCGAGTGGTCGCGTAG